The stretch of DNA ACATGTTTGCAAGAAATATAATCGTTACcttttcaaaaaatgttttcttttgctcCTTACGAGACTCGCGTTTGCCTTAAATTGAAGATTTCAACACATTTTATGGAATAACAAGACACATATGTTAGAAGCAAAAACCGAGCCAGTCTgtcgttatttttattttttgcttccaGCTATCTCGCCTCTAGCTCATCCTTGGGAAGCCATCCTAATTGGTGCAATAGGTGCCCTATTGGCATGCCCCGGATGTGCTCTTCTTGACCGTCTCCGCATTGACGACCCAGTTAGCTGCATCCCCACGCACTGCTTTGCAGGAGCCTGGGGTCTACTGGCGGTTGCGTTATTTGCCGAGAAAGACATTATTAGCAAATCGGCATTCTCTGACGAATACGGGATCCTCAAGGGTGGTCCTTGGCGCTTTCTTGGTATACAGATGCTCACTATCGTTGCTGTAGCTGCATGGACAGCGGCTACGACGTTCCTTGAGCTGCTATTGGTTAACAAAATTTTTGGGCTGCGTGTGAGCATAGAAAACGAACTGTTGGGCGCTGACAGAGTTGAGCACGGGATTTTAGGGTTTGAAGTCACTCTTCGACAAAATAACGATGCCAAAGAAAACGACCCCGAGCAGCAACGATCTGTGAAGATAACTGTGCCTGATGATCTGCCGATAAGTTTAGAAACCATTAATGAAACTGGAAATGGGAGTCAACGAGACGATCCTTCTGCGGTGGAATAAGTTAAAATTCGACTGCTGTTCGGAGAAAATCGGTTTTCCGAGTATGTCCGAGTCACTACCGAACAGATCAAAAATCCATTCGTGACCGAAAATGGGACTGTGTTCCTGTTAGCTTAAAATCGGAATGAAAACTCTGCTTACTCCGCCAAATTTCATGTTTTAGTTAATGTATTTTCTGTACATTTTAGCTTAattgaaaaacgaaagaaaacctTATTTACTTCCTAAATTCTCTGAGTTCAATTCACACGGTTAACTTTCTTGAAGTGTCTATTGAAACCAAATCACATATCTCAATTAAAGTGAACTTTAGAGGAGTGCACGCCGCTGTCTAAGCTTTCATCTGATTCATCTAACTTCTGTGTTGAGCGCAGAACTGTAGGCAATTCCTCAGTGTTGGCAATTCCTCACTGTTGGTAGAAAAAAGAACGTGGAAACACTTCGAATGAATTATAAtaaattcaaataaaataaaactacaCAAGTTTTCACCTCTTATTTTTAACATCTGAAAGCGAATTTTGGTATAACATTCTCAAGTTTTAATTccatttagaaaacagtcctaagaaaatacacgcgctgattggttaaaaatcgtgtttctatttaagcaatagagcacttttccgtgtttacatagcctcatctaaacacgaggagggttgggagaattcgagacagttatgcaaacccgagacgtagtcgagggtttgcataactttcGAGAATTCTCCTAACCCTCCGAGTTCTCCGAGCtctgtaaacacggaaaaagtcggctcaattgcttttataaaataattctcCTAACTCTCCGAGTTCTACGAAGTGCtcaattgcttttataaaataattctcAAAATATGCACGAATCTAAAGCGTCACAACCGTGTTTACATACTGTCATCTAAACACATCTTTAGACCAATAAGAGCGTAGTGGCTCATTTATTTTGTAAAagtcgatggagacacagaactagcgcgagctgttgacgtagtgatggcgcgcgcaaagagaatttacattttgataattagagttaacaagttgttttcctttttctcgtgtcgttgttttctaaaagaaatagaaaacatgtactccgtgcctcgggccgtactcaagacctcgggcacagtttttccctatacggacctccctaatagatcacagatgacgtcaaaatgtggtaagaaaaaaaaagtggcacatgAAATGATAACCGGGTGTGTCACTGATCTTTTATTACTGTGAaaagacgcacggcaacatggaatctatttgttttacataatataataaaataattaaaaggtTTTGATGATGACGTTAGCTATGCGACTGTCCTCTGATAGGTGAGGAACGATCAAAATGGTGCATCATTGAGCCCATTATATCAATGTGATCcttaagttttttaaaatttctttcaaaactctATACTTTTTTGCCcttccttaattaaaaacaGATGCAAGCAGAGGTTCGAGAACATTCTCTATTGTTATACAAGAGCGGTTTATACAAACGTGTTTAAGAACGGTTTATACAGACGTGTTTAAAAACGGTTTATACAAACGTGGAGGATGAAATAACTCTATGCAAAGAATGGAAGATATATGAAATGTGGTATTTTTGTTAAGGACTGGTACAtcgaataaaaaaaatggtgCTTTTCACGAGTCCTCATAGGTTAACTCGGGAGTAATAAGCAAGactaagaaacaaaatggcttctcctaatcgcaatttgtttcggtaagtagttttccttgttttcagtgTCATGCACCTTGTGTGGCAAATACATCAACACTTCTATACGTCAATGTAAGTGGCTTCGAGAAGTAATCGTTGTGTCGTAtcacgttttctttttttaaatgagAGTGAAAATGAATTTTCTAACTGTCAGTCTGTAATCCTTTTGTCGTTTGACAAAACTGTGGACAATGAGCTTTATTGATGTTCTCGTCACGTCCAAACCAActaaaaatttcaaattaataTGCTATAACAAGATGACACGTATATAAATCCTATCACGAAATACTCTTAAGAAGGTTATTTGTGATTTGAAGCAAGTAAATAAGGGTACTCAGTAGTTAAGGTAATGCGAGTGTTCCTTATTTATTTAACATCTTTTTCATTGACTTAGAAATCCGTAATccaggagaaactgttggttttAAATATGCTCATAACTGTGCAATAAAGACGTTCCTGTTTTCAGACTTTGACTGACCAAGCAGCTGGACTTATTAATAGATTTGGAATGGTCTAGTTTAGGCTCGATCATGACCAGCCGTTTTGTGCCCTCGCGTCCCTCCGTGCTCACCAcagctggatcactggtccgcccaattgtattttccaccaatcagagaGTCGACTGCCTGCCAAGTGCAAAATATAATTCGCTGAATATAAAATACAATTGCGACGGGTCCGACGTCACGGGGAAACGACTCGGACCAGTGATCCGGCCGTTCGTTGGGGAAGGATGTTATCTGCACTgtcaaaacggctggaaatcgagcctgcATGGGTCTTGTTCTAACTTAATCAATGAAATGTAATCCCAGAAGTGTAAGGAGCTTGTTTTCCGGAGGAAGAGACATACTGATGTGTACTACAAGATTTCGAACATATCACAATTCTCTTAACTCACTGTCCTAGGTCTTAATTTTCAGGAAGATTGCAGAAATGATAAGAACTTTAAGAACAAGCTTTGTAAGGCCAATTAATAAATGTCTTTATATTACAAGATCATTGCGGAAGGAGGGATGTAGTCAGTTTGAGTAGACTATTTATTTCCCACCATAGTTTTCGCCATAATTAACTACTGTACAACATTTCTTGGACAGATGCCACAAGAGGCTATTCATTTCAGATAGATTAAATATTCAAGTCTTCTTACCCCAAGAAGAGGCTGAACGGAATGGTCTTATATCTTTGAAAATCGCAAGTGCAAAGGATGTAACTTGGAAAGAGGGTAACGGAAGAATCATTCCTTTGAACCGAATTTCGTAGAACAAGCGTGAACATAACATGAACCAGTAGCGTGGCAGATCATTTCATTGACAACAAGTATGGCAACTGAAAAtcatggctattttctcctaaAAGAAAAACGCAACTCATTTTTCACTGTATCATTTAGTTTTAACTTAGTAATCTTTATCTTTGAGTCAAACATACGCATGTTTATTAAGGTctgtaaaaagctcgacttttaaggtctctagAATGCTCGACTTAatgctcgacttttaaggtcactAAAATGCTCAATGCTTAACTTTTAAGGCCTTTAAAATCACCTAAAGGGCTTATGGTAAATGCCACTTTTTTACCTACCGTAAGTAGCTGCTGTATTTTTTCGACACAGAGTTACATAGGACACTTTTGATATATTTAAATATGCACGGTCTCTTTACGTCTTTCTTCTCTTGATTGTCATGACATACAATGAATACACCTCAGtttaattacataggtgattaatgaaaattctcttcgCTGATTGGTGGTGATTATTATGctatgtttttcaaaatggccgcgaGCCTTTTTGTCGAAATGACAAACGAAGAAATTaagtatttcaaagaaaatgaatatttttcaaataatcacctatgtaattatacgtTTTAATTTAACAACCGTCTCATGCATTcaaaaaaaacctgtttgacAACAGCTGTCGAACATTTCCCTGATCAAATATGTTAAAAACAAAGTTAAAGTTGTCATATCTGCAGGCAAGACCGGTGAGTATATATACGAGGTAATTCGCACTCTGAAAGACATTAGGACTCCTTTCTCTTTGGACCACGAGGTTAGCCAACCCCTGTTTGACTTAGGCAACTGTTTCAGCTCCGTCCGTGGTAAGTCACTCCTAACCTGGTATGTGGAGGCTACCCTTCTGTCGCCTCTAGGCCtctataataatttattttttgtttctcttaGTCAGCTACGGAGGCCACTCACAAGATATTTCAGTACTCGTTAGAATTTTCCAGCTAACTGATACTCGATATGAACCAAACGAACTGGACAGCAGTTGCTTCAACATCAATTCCATCTACCAGCCATAAAGCCGATAGCATAGACAATCCGGACGATGCAACTTGGATTCTGACGAGCgcgtttattatttttacaatgCAATCTGGATTTGGCCTCTTGGAATCCGGCTCagtttccaaaaaaaacgaagccaacatttttgtaaagaatgcTATAGATGTGATATTTGGGGGATTATCATATTGGATTTTTGGATTCGCGTTCACTTTCGCACTTGACTATCGCGGAAATGGATTCTGTGGGCTTGGCTACTTCTTGACGGATGCCGATGAAAACCAAATGGGACAAATCTATTCCAAGTATTTCTTTCAGCTTTCATTCGCAACGACAGCAACAACCATTGTTTCGGGCGCGATGGCCGAGAGAACCAGTTTAAAAGCTTACACCTTGTTCTCTTTTCTCAATACTTTAACACACAGTTTTCCGGCTCATTGGATATGGGATCACAGGGGTTGGCTCAACAGAATGGGTGCAGTGGATATGGCTGGCTGTGGTCCAGTGCATTTGGTTGGCGGTGTGAGTGGTTTAGTAGCCACGTTAATGTTGAAGCCACGGATCGGACGCTTCGATGAAAACGCCCCGCCAAGACAAATGGCGTCCCCGACTAATGTCATTCTCGGAACTTTCATGCTGTGGTGGGGTTGGCTGGGATTCAACTGTGGTAGCACCTTCGGCATCACTGGCATGAAGTGGAAACTAGCTTCCAGGTTTATCTGTTGttttaaatgctttttttctTCGGCCATCTCAGTCTTATCAGaaataatacacaaacagcACACAAAAACTGACCATTCTAAAGCATTAATCAATGGTCATAATACGTCGGCTCTTGCGGACCATGTTACATCAACTGGTCAcagtttaaaatgggatcattttgaaattttagcgaaTGGACGATCCGAAACTACACCCcctgtaaaataaaggagacactgttgatcaaagatttaaagccgaccttaatgaatatgtcagcagcgaaaagctgtgtcttCATTAGATAAGTTTTCGTCGCCTCTATTGATACGAAATAGTCaatagttaataagttagtAATCTTGTATATTTgaactccaattttgtattttgtttgtcactgctgtttgtgtgttacatctgttgtttcttttcgcgccactttttcaaccaatcagaagtgaaaccaaaaccaatcccGACCTGCGCGTGCACCGTGACTAAGAGCGAGAAACCCTTATGTCACGGCaattttacagaccgatctattttagaCCGTCTTTTCCGCAAGAAACAAAGTCAGTTCCGGTTCCATGACGCTATAACGTCAAGTtactttcttgtgattggtcatcgggctcctgtgggattCTCATTCgcaggaaattcaatctaaaattAAATCGGTCAGTGAAAAAGCCATGACAGGAATATGGGGCTGTTGTTCGCTACTAGTCATGAGTTCCTGACTTGgtgaaaaagtatttttgatcTGTACCTATCAGCTAATTCCGTTCTCATGATCAGCTGCGAAGTCTCCAGCGCTGCCGAACAGGAAAACATACAGATCCGCAAAATTGCTCTTCTGTCTGATGCGTTagagctttaattttttaacttttaatacaACTAAACAGGGCAGCGGTTGTAACTATCAATGGATCCATCGGTGGAGGAACTCTTGGAATGATGTACAGGtaaatattgtttgttttttagtttgttatttatttgtttgagcaagTTGAACTTTCGGCagctcacgacctcccgcatggcagcccggtgctcaaccaactgagccaccggtgcgcggtggcacCCAAGTTCCATTAGCTCGATGCAGTCAACTGAATTTTCATAAGTACAAGACTTGGCTTCACGTCATACGGGGCCTATCAGGGCCTGTCACCAATGAGAACAGAATCCCATAGGCCATTG from Montipora capricornis isolate CH-2021 chromosome 9, ASM3666992v2, whole genome shotgun sequence encodes:
- the LOC138015392 gene encoding putative ammonium transporter 3; the protein is MNQTNWTAVASTSIPSTSHKADSIDNPDDATWILTSAFIIFTMQSGFGLLESGSVSKKNEANIFVKNAIDVIFGGLSYWIFGFAFTFALDYRGNGFCGLGYFLTDADENQMGQIYSKYFFQLSFATTATTIVSGAMAERTSLKAYTLFSFLNTLTHSFPAHWIWDHRGWLNRMGAVDMAGCGPVHLVGGVSGLVATLMLKPRIGRFDENAPPRQMASPTNVILGTFMLWWGWLGFNCGSTFGITGMKWKLASRAAVVTINGSIGGGTLGMMYSYVWLKNKLDIPTFVTGILSGLVSVTAISPLAHPWEAILIGAIGALLACPGCALLDRLRIDDPVGCIPTHCFAGAWGLLAVALFAEKDIISKSAFSDEYGILKGGPWRFLGIQMLTIVSVAAWTAATTFLELLLVNKIFGLRVSIENELLGADRVEHGILEFEVTLRQNHDAKENDPKQQRSVKINVPDDLPISLGPDDTDKEYNYFWKIARTKTFATKWRRKTETINETGNGSQRDDPSAVE